Within Montipora foliosa isolate CH-2021 chromosome 3, ASM3666993v2, whole genome shotgun sequence, the genomic segment GAAGAGCTACATGTAATAGCCAATAGGCAAAACAGCTCCCAAACAGCACGAAAAGAAGCAAGAGAAGGGAAAACGAACGAAACAGGAATTGGACTGAACTTTGACCTAAACCGCATCTCAacagttacttcaaagacaccgAAAGAAATCGAAAGCATCATTCCTGAATATACCACAAGACCACTGGCAAAGCAATTCAAATATGAAGAAAGCAAAGTTTACAATACTGGAAAATCTGCTGAGCTTTGTCAACTCTCTGCTACAGATCAATCTGGCATGCATCAATTCACAGAGCCAAAtcccaaactaacaaaaacatcaaaacaGTTCTGCTTGGTCACAACTCGTCAATCTTTGACACTCCTGTACTTTTGAGAAACTCTGGTACTCATTTCACTGAGAGATTACAGAAGACGGACATTTCTTTTGCTGATTCTCTTACATTGTTCAAAACACTCATCAGAAAAAAACTGCCATGTTTGCAAAATTCCGATGGCACGTTTCCAAAACCCAACCAATCTTCTTGTTTGCCAAATCCTTCGAAGCACATGATGCACTAGAAGATGTACTTGCGCTCCGGAAGATAATTTTTGAATCACGACttgaactttctttgaaaacaattatCGAGAATTCTGGTGTTGTAAGTGCAGCCCACGCTGCTAAGGACGTGAAGTATCTCGATCATCGCCATCGCTGTCATTTGACGACCTGAAAATGGTGTACAGCAAGTACGGAAGAGAAGGACTGATTGCGATCCTGTCCAAACCGCCGACCTCATCTTCATCAGCATCGCAACGAGTCTCCAACACGCCACGAATTTTGGCTATAATAGTAAAGAACTTCGAAGAAAAGATCCCGCAATAGGTAGGAAACTCAATATTTCGATCTTTTCTTTCGATAAATGGCGAGATATTACGGAAATAACGGTTAAGACGCCGTTCGTAATTCTACGTGTACTTCGAAAGATACAGTAAACGAAGGTTTATGCGCACGTGAAGACTCGCGCGTAAAGTCTGAACCACGCgtgttttttggatttttgtgacgtcagcgtaaaaaaagaaatgctgGTTTTCTCCCGTTTCCTtcggtgaatttttttaaagttggcTCAGTTGTAACCACATACAAATCCTATAAAATatcttatttttgttaaaatctgtcagagctaatGTAATATATTGAGAataatgacaaattacagaatattggaaAAGCCGTCTGAACAACGCTGACTttttaacatttcaaaatgtcaggcaatatcatttacATGATGTggcaaaatatgaaaaaaaattcaccgaagGAAAGTTAAAATATCGAAGAGTGTAGGCCAAAATGAGGAAAATATGTGCCTGTCATTAGATgagatgttgccatggcaacggccTTAATCCAAAAATTGTCAACCAAAACATAAACCTTGTTTCAACAGTATCCATACTGTGAATCTGaaagacgttctctggttaaaaattggttaaaaattataagctttcggctatctatctatagcctttaacgaatgaaatataagaagcacgaattaaaatatatacgaaaaggggtgtAAAAATTCGATGCGGGTGAgaactaaaatatgaataagaatgatctagaaaaaaaattacaataaaatagagtattgtCTCGGTAACGGTTTAGAATTATTGTCCGCGTTAACAGTTTTAGCGGTATGCCAGGATTCCAAGGTTTTTCTAACACGGTAGTTGCCTTTGTCAATCACGCATACAttattaaagtcaatagagtggtCATTCTTCCATGCATGGCTGGCAATGTTTGACCCTTTCGCGAAATTTTTTAGGTttctttgatgttcttttttccgcgttaaaaagcatcttccagtttcgccaatgtaactCCACGGACAGTCCGAGCacggaattttgtaaacaacattgcattgttGGTCCAAGGGCTGTCTTGTTTTTGGGGATGGGAATTCTTGCTGAAGGGTTTTAAGTGGTTTGGTGACGACTCGAATTTCATGTTTGCGTAATAATCTCATGAGGGGCTCTGTCAAGCCGCTAATATATGGAAGGCACGCAAATCCATGGGGTGTATTCTGTGGGTCAACCCAACTAAAGAACATTGCTACCAATTCTTCTGGTGATGGTACAGTTGGTGATGGTggcttctttctatttttggaaatataaGAGATGACTGAGGACGGGTAGCCATTGGCTTTTAGTGCATCTGTGACATAGTTGGTCTCGCGTGATTTTCCTTCGTTAGTGCTTGGGAGATTAGACGCACGGAATAACAAAGTAGAGGCCGTGCTGATTTTGTGTTTTCTCTCATGATGTGAGGAGAAGTCTAGATATCTATCAGTGTGGGTTGGTTTTCGATAAACGTCAATGACAGCAACACCATTTTTTCTTGACACTAAGGTGTCAAGGAAGGCAATTTGTCCATTGTTCTCTTCTTCAATGGTAAATGTGATCTTAGGGTCGACAGCGTTTAAGGTGTCGTGGAAGGAATGGACAGCAGCTTTCTTGATGACAACAAAGCTGTCGTCAACGTATCGTTTCCAAATCCTTGGCGGAACAGTGGCGGAGCTGATGGCTGACTCTTCTATCACTTCCATACAGAGGTTAGCGACGATAGGGCTAACAGGGCTGCCCATGGCACAACCATGAATCTGCTTGTATGTGCGATTATTGTAGACAAAATAGTTGTTTGAAAGAGTGAAGTCAAGGAGAGAGATGATGTCGTCGGTAGAGAGGTTTGTTCTGGTCTGTAGTGTGTTGTCACAGTTCAGTTTATTGCGGATATAATCGCAAGCTTTATTCACTGGGATAGCTGTGAAAAGGGACACCACGTCAAATGACACCATGACTTCGTCGTCCAAGATTTCGATGTTAGCTACTTGTTTCGCGAACTGGGAGGAGTTGAGGACAGAATAACCATTAAGGTTCTGTATCGGAGAAAGGATATCTGATAGAAACTTGGATGTGTTATAAAGGGCGGAGCCGATACATGAAACGATTGGTCGAAGAGGGCAGCCAGGTTTATGGTGTTTAATAGAGCCACGAATGGCAGGTAGAGAACCATCTGTGGAATGAAGTTTGCGATAAGTAGCTTCGTCaatcttattttctctttttagagCGAGGAGCTTGCTGTTCAGTTCTCTTTcaatttttaaccaatttttaaccagagaacgtctttCAGATTCACAACATGTCTCATCCTGGTTACGGTGCAATTTTTAAAAGTAtccatactggtaaatctctacgGGGGAAAACTTTAAGGGAAATTGACTAAGTTTCGTTTTCTAACTCGCGTTCTATAAGTACGTTGTTCGTAAtaactctagggagccaccttaaattaaaTGCTATagccctgtaaaaaaaaaaaggtaaacctttaacaagaataatgaagttagaAAAAAAGATCTCATACCGCAAATTACATGATTGTATACGACTGACAATTGATTCCTTCTTGTAAAATGCtaatttctgtcactttaacGAAagtaatcaatgcagaaaatgcctgagaaagctaTTATGGACGTTTGTAAGTAGAGACCCAAACTTatgagtctactcttcacacactttaatTGTAATAGAAATGATCAGCGATTTAGGGGAATCACTACATGCATCATTAAAgtatatgtactgtattttttttagttgccatgaaagagtatgAAGAGACActtctaaaaaaaaatctttgatgggacagcagggaaaggtcctttacagcagatAAAAATGCTTAGCATCCAATTCTGTCTCCttaaccagttatggtttgatttggggatctctctttgcagacttgttatacatgtagttctgtGATTTATCTGAAacgttttaaagctttttttgtttttactgggtcccagtcggaaagtgggtgggatttgtttatttattttatttttttttattttttttccgtgtcggtaaaagtcttgctgtcactcccctggtaagtggtatctttgtgcatagaaccttctgcgcgtattttcttaggatggagagggtagtggaaatgcgtagatttctctggtggacacaggagaatcattaacttagcctgcaatggcgtcgaaagtcatgtaacgcgaatggcgttttagtggatccttaaacaaaatatacccttatggagctcaataatggaaagtcagttggataaactaggcaggcggtgaaaaaccaacacctggaatctcaaaagcgacgagtaatggacttcgacaacaatctgtcgcccgtcgagcagaaatcaaagtgagctgcttttctaaaataatatttaccaagtctgctgttatgtagaacactgaaaccaaatggaaaattctctggtaacttatgggttcagcaaagacagagaacgaatcgaacaacttaagtggatctgtgatcaactctgcacagtcttcaggtaatgtgacagccaagaattatttgaaagaagcttgtcgtctattttgtgcttcattattcaaggaaacggttcttcatggaaacggtttgatcctgaaattttagtttgttgtaatattgcgcatatttgacacgattgagttttttctcttcacgcacgcaataatagcaaatatgttgtttgtttcaaaaaattgttcgctggaaaaggtggcctttatgaattcatcatgttttattatatgtgtgctggatagtttttttatggcaatagtaaagcattttctcgttattcaaggaaaatgttcttcaggaaagggtttgaacctgaagtacatggtaatttgacacgattgagtttcttgtcttcacgcacgcaatgaaagaTATTTCTAGTAtaactctgtaagcaggaaaggtttcatgaaaataaacaggtctgttggaagcgtggttgagtttcaacaaaatgagccccaaaatcagcaaaaaattgtgacgccggtgaataataaagtagctgctatttccaaaatgatggaattacctggtgataaataacctcgtcttggagagtaaatttttgactttgcagaaacaatggtgggcgattgtgatctttgttttgaattcgctcatttattgtcaaactttataacacttgacagaaaaagaaacttacgaaaacccgatatcttgccatcatttgacacagatgcttcactgtttggcaagtaaacatgccgcggtaacttactagtaatcacggcgcccgctgaattccggcgatgtcactttcgattttgcgatttatttgtgcagccaaaacgtaataaaacaatattgaacgtagcaaaaatctcccaaaatgtttgtggctgatcgtaactgtttatattctatattcacggctcaaaattaatgttgttttcatgtcgtaaatatgttattctcgagcgaccgtcctggaaacttccttctgctctttctgaaaactgtgtatcaatatttatttacttttgcatcaatatttgtttttgcataaagcaagctaacaaaatctgtaccttgctaagttcACATTTGTTAgggttaatagtattttcggtccaatgcttctgttttacgaaggcgtATATGTTGTTGGTCACCCATCCACACACTAATCCCGCCGGagagggattaacttcagtaatttaaaactttagtattacaaagctgtcagatgctcagagggcacgcttaaacttgtggtgaaaagaagtttatcaacatgtcagcccagaagccaatgtttctcacttcccatttattttcttcaatctttctgggttcagttatttgctagtaaccacatgtcttctcaggctatttacccaaggcttctaccatggcactacaatgatagacaataccaaaacaatatcgtgcactgttggagctacatattacgcaagtacagatttttttcgtcgtacgaacgtgtgagaacctgtgagccaacgggcctctgctggtatgacttctgggtgacccctcaaatggtcttaatgaccccccaacttgaaaaaattgtctggaacggtgcacgtaccacaggcaacccagtgtaccctcagggAGGGTCTAGTTCAATTAAATGCAAACTTATAATGTTGATTTTCTTCACCACGGTTGGAACCACGAGTGCAACTATTTGTGCTAAAAAGTTTAAGAGAATGGTGTTGTTATTGCAAACCAAAACTCGATCGAATCCACCTCGGACAGGGATAATTTTGGCTGGGATTCCAAGCGTAAAACTAATAAATGGTATCTCATCTATTCATAGCCACTGTTGCTTTCCGactttctttttgtttagtgGTGGGAATTTGCTTCAGAACACAACCAACGAATTTGGCGCGTAAAGTAACCGTTGCTGAAGGTATCATATTACTTTCCAGTAAATTAGTAATAcaagggaggcgcggtggcctcatggttagtgcgctcgactccggatcgagtggtccgggttcggggcctggccggggacattgtgttgtgttcttgggcaagacactttactcccacggtgcctctctccacccaggtgtataaatgggtaccggcgaatttaatgctgggggtaaccctgcgatggactggcatcccatccaggggggagtagcaatactcctagtcgcttcatgctaaagaaaccggagataagcgccggcctgatgggccccctaggctcgtaagcagactttaccttacccaAATTAGTAATACAGGCTGAGAGGGCTGCTCCTAATGCACCTTTCTGCCAAGTCTGAGAAAAATCGGGTGCAAACTacttaagttttgtttttcttttttcaaaaaaatggttCAAATGCTGGGTGACCCAGGCCTTAATTTACTTGAGCCACAACATCACTAAGGACATGCAACTAATTGCTATCGAAACAATATTTTCCAACAGACTCTATCCGTAAGGCaggtaaggccagggaagcttttttttttaatttcaaaaggcaggacaattgatcccaacggtcttaatatccgccaAGAAACGTataagatttcagtttattatttacagtcttttccgttatttttccgttactcttagcatttgaattcaaatttgttgtaactaccgtattttatcacatttttccagtattacgtcaacatccactTACTATATATGTGTACAGaaaagcaatccaatgtaaactctcattgtacctgaagaaggctggtttcgccagccgaaatatagtacacccctaaaatcaaatctacgctgtaccggctcttgcttaaaatatttaccTTCTATATAGCCCATACATGGGGGTACCCCCGACCGGGCTTTACAGCGAGTAGACATTAataagggtttgttatggctaaaactgattgagtGCATTCATGGTCATATTGCTTTGTGACTTGCTCAATTTTGAACGTCAGCGGATTCAAAAGTTAAAATCTTCTTCCTTCAGGAACAATTCCAGAtatatcatttacttactttctctatggttaaggaaagaatggagggaagtatgtacagttggatcacacaagaaacaaacacggcaaataatttattacacccctcaagctaatgttacttattaccttgcaacggcagacaaataacttattacatccGGCATgctaatattactaaataccttgcaatgttcctcttcaAAACCTTCTGAGCAGGAATACTGAATCCGGCTGAAAAAGAGTTAAGGAATAAATAAGACCGGTGGATCATTTAGATGCATCATTTGCAAATGATCATGAATGACAGTGGTCccttcagaaaataaacttataaggaattctgacatagtcactaacttgatccaaactgggtaaagagaaaacaacaaaaagtaacgcaaaattcatcagaactggtttatcacacataaattacttgtttgtgttattaagaaacgagtaacagtgagcaacttaccaaaatggatCTAATCGATGCGAGGTCCTCCACAACAaaaaatgactctgcaaaaatTTGATGagttaatgtggttatccatgcaatatcgaatcttgtaggaaaacgTTTAACTTTCAttacacaaatcatttatgcctaatatgcaaaaagagtggaactggagcggaaagctgaaaagttctgaagagaacggatcgaggtgagatgagTGTTCATCATTGCTCGGAACAACTCAAAATACatggtttcgttcggcgaggtttaaagttgtaatgagaacgcatacattatacattatacgaggctctggtcttgcttagctttatgtaagactttaaagcgagtagacataaagagtttgtcatgactaaaactgattgaatgccctcttaatcgtcatttgctttgtgacaccctcaattttgaatctaagcggattcaaaaactaaaaaccctctctattcaggaacaattcaagatacatcatttacttactttctcgatgtgcaagGAAAGAATGAAGGGCAGTAtatagttcgatcacacaagaaacaaataatttagcaccgtGACCCCTGAAGCTAATTGTTACCTCTTACCTTAcaacgacagacaaataacttattacacccagcaagctaatattaccaaaTACCTTGTAGTGTTCCTATTCAAAACGCTTTCAGCAGGAATACTGAATCtggctgaaaaaaaatttaagggataaatagtactggtggatcattaagatgcatcatttgcaactgatcatgagtgtgACGGTGGTCActtcaaaaaataaacatgtagggaattctgacatagtcaCTAATTTGATCCAAACTgggtaaagagaaaacaacaaaaagtgacccaaaattcatcagaactagtttatcacaaataaattacttgttcgtgttattatgaaatgagtaacagtgagcaacttaccaaaacggATGCTAATCGATGCGAGGTCCTCgacgacaagaaatgactctgcaaaatttgatgatttaatgtggttatccatgcattatcgaatcttgtaggaaaacttttaactttcatacCAAAATTCCCTTATTCGtagtatgcattaaaaatgtagaactggagcggaaagctgaaaagttctcaagagaactaacaaatggaGCAGCAAGGAGAAGTCATTTCATACTCGAGCAAACTGCGCAACTGATCAGTAAAGCAGTCCAATTTGAACTctgatcgaggtgagatgactgttccattgctccgaaaAACTCAAGTAATGGTTTCGTTTGGCGAGATTCAAAGTTGATGAGAACGGatacattatacgaggctccgatcttgcttagctttaagtaagactttaaagcgagtagacattaagggtttgttatggctaaaactgatgGAATGCATTCTTcgtcgtcatttgctttgtgacaccctcaattttgaatctaagcggattcaaaaactaaaaacccTCTGTGTTCAGaaacaattcaagatacatcatttacttacttactttctcgatgtgcaagaaaagaatggaGGACAGTATATACATtgtagttcgatcacacaagaaacaaatatttaGCACCGTGACCCCTCAAGCTCATTGTTACTTATTATCTtgcaacgacagacaaatatctgattacacccagcaagctaatattgggaaataccttgcaatgttcctctttaaagCCTTTTAAGAAGGAATGATGAATCCAgctaaacaaaaaattaagggataAATATTACTGGTGGATCTTTTGGGTGCGTCATTcccaactgatcatgagtgacggtggtcacttcagaaaatagagttataaggaattctgacatagtcactaacttgatccaacagtgagtaaagagaaaacaacaagtAACGCAAAAATCATCAgcactggtttatcacacataatttacttgttcgtgttattaagaaacgAGTAagagtgagcaacttaccaaactGGATGCTAATCGATGCGAGGTCCCCGACGACAAggaatgactctgcaaaatttgatgatttaatgtggttatccatgcattatcgaatcttgtaggaaaacttttaactttcataacaaaattcccttatgcctagtatgcaaTAAAAATGTAGAAATGGAGCGGAAaactgaaaagttctcaagagaaaTAACAAATGGAGCAGCAAGGAGAAGTGATTTCATACTCGAGCAAACTGCGCAACTGATCAGTGAAGCAGTTCAAGTTGAACACTGATCGAGGTGACTCAGAGATGACTctgttccattgctccgaacAATTAATGTAATGCatggtttcgttcggcgaggttcaaagttgtaatgagaacgcacacattatacgaggctctggtcttgcttagctttaactaacactttaaagcgagtagacattaagggtttgttatggttaaaactgattgaatgcattcttaatcgtcatttgctttgtgacagcCTCAATTTCGCATCTAAGCGGGTTCAAAAACTAAAACCCTCTGTGTTCAGGaacaatttaagatacatcatttacttactttgtcgatgtgtaaggaaagaatggagggcagtgTTCATTTCCATCACACAAGAAAGAAATAAGTTATTACACCCCTTAAGCTAATGTTCCTTATGACCTCAAaacgacagacaaataacttatttcacccagcaagctaataattattaccaaata encodes:
- the LOC137996234 gene encoding uncharacterized protein is translated as MVCNDVEIEPVLQEINGEALNRGANRAPDVRLDISARGFWERQRTAFFDVRDETCCESERRSLVKNWLKIERELNSKLLALKRENKIDEATYRKLHSTDGSLPAIRGSIKHHKPGCPLRPIVSCIGSALYNTSKFLSDILSPIQNLNGYSVLNSSQFAKQVANIEILDDEVMVSFDVVSLFTAIPVNKACDYIRNKLNCDNTLQTRTNLSTDDIISLLDFTLSNNYFVYNNRTYKQIHGCAMGSPVSPIVANLCMEVIEESAISSATVPPRIWKRYVDDSFVVIKKAAVHSFHDTLNAVDPKITFTIEEENNGQIAFLDTLVSRKNGVAVIDVYRKPTHTDRYLDFSSHHERKHKISTASTLLFRASNLPSTNEGKSRETNYVTDALKANGYPSSVISYISKNRKKPPSPTVPSPEELVAMFFSWVDPQNTPHGFACLPYISGLTEPLMRLLRKHEIRVVTKPLKTLQQEFPSPKTRQPLDQQCNVVYKIPCSDCPWSYIGETGRCFLTRKKEHQRNLKNFAKGSNIASHAWKNDHSIDFNNFFTIIAKIRGVLETRCDADEDEVGGLDRIAISPSLPYLLYTIFRSSNDSDGDDRDTSRP